One stretch of Amycolatopsis sp. NBC_00345 DNA includes these proteins:
- a CDS encoding sensor histidine kinase, with product MTEGARLPWRPAAGADTASVLAAARKASDELMDGLTGVRARRATHGLRRLFGFAGLGLTDLSGSLLWSGRPGADEAVAHVLDEVLHSEEPTSAGGVAAVPLHVHDELAGALLVIGDPPGGVLRQAADVVVQALERGRLEASADQAAQAELRALRAEMSPHFVYNALTVIASLVRDEPDRARDLMLDFADYTRYSLARHGEYTVVAEEFRAVETYLALQRAVLGERLRVQVRVAPEVLAVAVPYLVLEPLVENAIRHGIEPRAGAGLVQVHGQAEGNDCVISVEDDGVGMDPALAADILAGRVGESADGAGVGLANVDRRLRNVYGAWYGLTVETGLSAGTRVIVRVPRFQPGVLP from the coding sequence ATGACCGAGGGTGCGCGCCTGCCCTGGCGGCCCGCCGCGGGCGCCGACACCGCGTCCGTGCTGGCCGCGGCCAGGAAGGCCTCCGACGAGCTGATGGACGGGCTCACCGGCGTCCGCGCGCGCCGGGCGACCCACGGGCTGCGGCGGCTGTTCGGCTTCGCCGGGCTCGGCCTCACGGACCTGTCGGGTTCGCTGCTGTGGTCCGGGCGGCCGGGCGCGGACGAGGCCGTCGCCCACGTGCTGGACGAGGTGCTGCACAGCGAGGAGCCGACGTCGGCGGGCGGGGTGGCCGCCGTGCCGCTGCACGTCCACGATGAACTGGCCGGCGCGCTGCTGGTGATCGGCGACCCGCCGGGCGGCGTGCTGCGGCAGGCGGCCGACGTCGTCGTGCAGGCGCTCGAACGCGGTCGCCTGGAAGCCTCCGCCGACCAGGCGGCGCAGGCCGAGCTACGGGCGCTGCGAGCGGAGATGTCGCCGCACTTCGTGTACAACGCGTTGACGGTGATCGCCTCACTGGTCCGCGACGAGCCGGACCGCGCGCGGGACCTGATGCTGGACTTCGCGGACTACACGCGCTACAGCTTGGCGCGCCACGGCGAGTACACCGTGGTGGCCGAGGAGTTCCGCGCGGTGGAGACGTACCTGGCGCTGCAGCGCGCGGTGCTGGGCGAGCGGCTGCGGGTACAGGTGCGGGTGGCGCCGGAGGTGCTGGCCGTCGCGGTGCCGTACCTGGTGCTGGAGCCGCTGGTGGAGAACGCGATCCGGCACGGCATCGAGCCGCGGGCCGGCGCCGGGCTGGTCCAGGTGCACGGGCAGGCGGAAGGGAACGACTGCGTGATCAGCGTGGAGGACGACGGGGTGGGCATGGACCCGGCGCTCGCGGCGGACATCCTCGCGGGGCGCGTCGGGGAAAGCGCCGACGGTGCTGGTGTCGGACTGGCCAATGTGGACAGACGGCTCCGGAACGTCTACGGCGCGTGGTACGGGCTGACCGTCGAGACCGGACTGTCCGCGGGCACCCGGGTGATCGTGCGGGTGCCGAGGTTCCAGCCGGGGGTGCTGCCGTGA
- a CDS encoding ABC transporter substrate-binding protein: protein MKLSKTLITAGILASTASLVAACGQGQVGQSSSGSGGTSNTANSKKLALVPGVQAEPFYISMQCAAQDEAKKLGYDLTTQAPQMFDAAMQTTIVNALGSNPPAALLVTPTDDKAMLAPIQQVKNRGTKIVEVDTSLQDKSVAVSSISSDNTEGGKLAAQTLAKLAGGKAGSVLILDTIAGTSTTAARAKGFEEELKNHPNLKSAGIQFTQNEPDQAAAKVTAALASTPDLIGVFATNLNTGEGAATGLRNAGKIGQVNLVGFDASPSEVDGLRKGEYQALIAQDPASIGVQGVDQAVASLEGKSVTRNLTANLHSITKADMDANSQYFYKQKC, encoded by the coding sequence ATGAAGCTGAGCAAGACCCTGATCACCGCCGGCATACTGGCCTCGACCGCTTCGCTGGTGGCCGCGTGCGGCCAGGGCCAGGTGGGCCAGAGCAGCAGCGGCTCCGGCGGCACGTCGAACACGGCGAACAGCAAGAAGCTCGCGCTGGTGCCGGGCGTGCAGGCCGAGCCGTTCTACATCTCGATGCAGTGCGCCGCGCAGGACGAGGCCAAGAAGCTGGGCTACGACCTGACCACGCAGGCGCCGCAGATGTTCGACGCGGCGATGCAGACCACGATCGTCAACGCGCTGGGCTCCAACCCGCCGGCCGCGCTGCTCGTCACGCCGACCGACGACAAGGCGATGCTCGCGCCGATCCAGCAGGTGAAGAACCGCGGCACGAAGATCGTCGAGGTGGACACCTCGCTCCAGGACAAGAGTGTCGCGGTGTCGTCCATCTCCTCGGACAACACCGAGGGCGGCAAGCTGGCCGCGCAGACGCTGGCGAAGCTGGCCGGTGGCAAGGCGGGCTCGGTGCTGATCCTCGACACCATCGCGGGCACGTCGACCACGGCCGCGCGCGCCAAGGGCTTCGAGGAAGAGCTGAAGAACCACCCGAACCTCAAGTCGGCGGGCATCCAGTTCACCCAGAACGAGCCCGACCAGGCGGCGGCCAAGGTGACCGCGGCGCTGGCCTCGACCCCGGACCTGATCGGCGTCTTCGCCACCAACCTGAACACCGGTGAGGGCGCGGCCACCGGCCTGCGCAACGCGGGCAAGATCGGCCAGGTCAACCTGGTCGGCTTCGACGCCAGCCCGTCCGAAGTGGACGGCCTGCGCAAGGGCGAGTACCAGGCCCTGATCGCCCAGGACCCGGCCTCGATCGGCGTCCAGGGCGTCGACCAGGCGGTGGCCTCGCTGGAGGGCAAGTCGGTGACCCGCAACCTCACCGCGAACCTGCACTCCATCACCAAGGCCGACATGGACGCGAACTCGCAGTACTTCTACAAGCAGAAGTGCTGA
- a CDS encoding ABC transporter permease: MTAPAKDPEIQTTVDGGFGKVPLGKRLIGANTFWIALVLLALVIVFTAIAPNEFATLFTFQTLLIETSVLLVLSVGMTFVIITSGIDLSVGSVLIFAGMVAGKTMEALSGGDASNAGWGVIIVGLVAAVAAGTVWGLINGFLIAVANIPPLIVTLGTMGAALGAAYLLNGGSDVRSVPTELNKTLGYGTSFGGVPNLVMVAVVITLIGAWLLHTTKFGRYTFAVGSNAEAARRSGIGVTAHLLKVYTLTGFLAGTAGFLSLAYYASTTISAHTTDNLNAIAATVMGGTSLFGGVGSVLGTVIGVFIPAVLKKGFNITHVQDFWQMIAVGAVLIAAVWFDQRRRRNRNSR; the protein is encoded by the coding sequence GTGACCGCACCCGCGAAGGACCCGGAGATCCAGACCACTGTGGACGGTGGTTTCGGCAAGGTGCCGCTGGGCAAGCGGCTGATCGGCGCCAACACGTTCTGGATCGCGCTGGTGCTGCTGGCGCTGGTCATCGTGTTCACCGCGATCGCGCCGAACGAGTTCGCGACGCTGTTCACCTTCCAGACGCTGCTGATCGAAACGTCCGTGCTGCTCGTGCTGTCGGTCGGCATGACGTTCGTGATCATCACCTCCGGCATCGACCTGTCCGTGGGCTCGGTGCTGATCTTCGCCGGCATGGTGGCGGGCAAGACGATGGAGGCGCTCAGCGGCGGCGACGCGTCGAACGCCGGCTGGGGCGTGATCATCGTCGGGCTGGTCGCGGCCGTCGCCGCCGGCACGGTGTGGGGCCTGATCAACGGGTTCCTGATCGCGGTGGCGAACATCCCGCCGCTGATCGTCACGCTGGGCACCATGGGCGCGGCACTCGGCGCGGCGTACCTGCTCAACGGCGGGTCCGACGTGCGCAGCGTGCCCACCGAGCTGAACAAGACGCTGGGCTACGGCACGTCGTTCGGCGGGGTGCCGAACCTGGTGATGGTGGCCGTGGTGATCACGCTGATCGGCGCGTGGCTGCTGCACACCACGAAGTTCGGCCGCTACACCTTCGCCGTCGGCTCCAACGCCGAAGCCGCGCGGCGCTCCGGCATCGGCGTCACCGCGCACCTGCTGAAGGTGTACACGCTGACCGGGTTCCTGGCCGGGACCGCCGGGTTCCTCTCACTGGCCTACTACGCGTCGACCACGATCTCGGCGCACACCACGGACAACCTGAACGCCATCGCCGCCACGGTGATGGGCGGCACGAGCCTCTTCGGCGGCGTCGGGTCAGTGCTGGGCACGGTGATCGGCGTGTTCATCCCGGCCGTGCTGAAGAAGGGCTTCAACATCACGCACGTCCAGGACTTCTGGCAGATGATCGCGGTCGGCGCGGTGCTGATCGCGGCCGTCTGGTTCGACCAGCGACGCCGTCGCAACCGCAACTCCCGCTGA
- a CDS encoding ATP-binding cassette domain-containing protein, which produces MSEILLDAVDLTKHYGSVEALRGASFQARAGEVTALIGDNGAGKSTLVKCLSGAEQPSSGKILLDGAEVHFDTPTTARRLGIETVYQDLAVAPELDPAANLFLGREIHRKGFLGKIGMLDKPEMRRRAVEEFKRLGVTLQSTDVPIGSLSGGQRQSVAVARSVVWASKVVFMDEPTAALGVVQRERVLDVIKKVRDKGIAVVLISHNMPEVLSVSDRIEVLRLGKRVARFVGSATKLEDLVAAMTGALVQEEAA; this is translated from the coding sequence ATGAGCGAGATCCTGCTCGACGCAGTCGACCTCACCAAGCACTACGGCTCGGTCGAGGCCCTGCGCGGCGCCTCCTTCCAGGCCCGCGCGGGTGAGGTCACCGCACTGATCGGCGACAACGGCGCCGGGAAGTCGACCCTGGTGAAGTGCCTGTCCGGCGCCGAACAGCCGTCGTCGGGCAAGATCCTGCTCGACGGCGCCGAGGTGCACTTCGACACCCCCACCACCGCGCGGCGCCTCGGCATCGAGACGGTGTACCAGGACCTCGCGGTGGCGCCGGAGCTCGACCCGGCCGCGAACCTGTTCCTGGGCCGGGAAATCCACCGCAAGGGCTTCCTCGGCAAGATCGGCATGCTGGACAAGCCCGAGATGCGGCGGCGGGCGGTCGAGGAGTTCAAGCGCCTCGGCGTGACGCTGCAGAGCACCGACGTGCCGATCGGCTCCCTGTCCGGCGGGCAGCGGCAGAGTGTCGCGGTGGCGCGCTCGGTGGTGTGGGCGTCGAAGGTCGTGTTCATGGACGAGCCGACCGCCGCGCTCGGCGTGGTGCAGCGCGAGCGCGTGCTGGACGTGATCAAGAAGGTGCGGGACAAGGGCATCGCCGTGGTGCTGATCAGCCACAACATGCCCGAGGTCCTGTCGGTCTCCGACCGGATCGAGGTGCTGCGGCTCGGCAAGCGCGTCGCGCGGTTCGTCGGCTCGGCCACGAAGCTGGAAGACCTCGTCGCGGCCATGACCGGCGCTCTCGTTCAGGAGGAAGCGGCGTGA
- a CDS encoding class I mannose-6-phosphate isomerase — MSTHLEPIRLPANQPPQFYRGGDAIAALRGVGSETKFGPEDWVGSVTTMFGQDTTGLTRLPSGVWLRDAVRENAAAWLGAKHVASLGDSTGLLVKLLDAGQRLPVHFHPSDAFAQQHFDSHFGKTEAWIVVGTYGDDPRVYPGFKETVDKATVAEWTREQDAPSMLGALNSVGVQAGDTVYIPSGLPHAIGEGVFVVELQQPTDFSLTLEWRDFLASPEKGHLGIGFDTAIETLDTSGWDEERLKSIVKHTAADTSSTVDLLAAGSDAFFRADRLQVTGAPVALDPSFAVLVVLDGEGTLRTEDGGEHPLAKGDTYVVPYDSGQAEVTGNLTVIRCRPPLPEKR, encoded by the coding sequence GTGAGCACGCACCTCGAGCCGATCCGGCTCCCGGCCAACCAGCCGCCGCAGTTCTATCGCGGCGGCGACGCCATCGCGGCCCTGCGCGGCGTCGGCTCCGAGACCAAGTTCGGCCCCGAGGACTGGGTCGGGTCCGTCACCACGATGTTCGGCCAGGACACCACCGGACTGACCCGGCTGCCCAGCGGCGTCTGGCTGCGCGACGCCGTGCGCGAGAACGCGGCCGCGTGGCTCGGCGCCAAGCACGTGGCGTCGCTCGGCGACTCCACCGGCCTGCTGGTGAAGCTGCTCGACGCCGGGCAGCGGCTGCCGGTGCACTTCCACCCGTCGGACGCGTTCGCCCAGCAGCACTTCGACTCGCACTTCGGCAAGACCGAGGCGTGGATCGTGGTCGGCACCTACGGCGACGACCCGCGGGTGTACCCGGGCTTCAAGGAGACGGTGGACAAGGCGACCGTCGCCGAGTGGACCCGCGAGCAGGACGCGCCGAGCATGCTGGGCGCGCTCAACAGCGTCGGCGTCCAGGCCGGCGACACGGTGTACATCCCGTCGGGCCTGCCGCACGCGATCGGCGAGGGCGTGTTCGTGGTCGAGCTGCAGCAGCCCACGGACTTCTCGCTGACGTTGGAGTGGCGGGACTTCCTGGCCTCGCCGGAGAAGGGCCACCTCGGCATCGGCTTCGACACCGCGATCGAGACGCTGGACACCTCCGGCTGGGACGAAGAGCGGTTGAAGTCCATCGTCAAGCACACCGCGGCGGACACCTCGTCCACTGTGGACCTGCTGGCGGCGGGCTCGGACGCGTTCTTCCGCGCGGACCGGCTCCAGGTGACCGGTGCGCCGGTGGCGCTGGACCCGTCGTTCGCCGTGCTCGTCGTGCTCGACGGCGAAGGCACGCTGCGCACGGAGGACGGCGGCGAGCACCCGCTGGCCAAGGGCGACACCTACGTGGTCCCGTACGACTCCGGCCAGGCCGAGGTCACGGGGAACCTGACCGTGATCCGCTGCCGTCCCCCGCTCCCCGAGAAGAGGTAG
- a CDS encoding LacI family DNA-binding transcriptional regulator has product MSDVARLAGVSIKTVSRVVNDEPAVHPDTAERVVAAIEQLGFRRNLGARNLRRGSTTGTIGLIVEDVGNPFYSELNRAVERIATSFGRQVLTGSSEENSDRERELALEFCARRVDGILVVPAGMQHGYLVPEMRAGTPVVFLDRPAGDIVADTVLLDNLGGAIEAVTHLAVHGHRRIAFLGDSPDIFTAAERLRGFREGCVRNGISYDESLVVMTTPTPETVGHAVRSLLTGPGAATAVIAGNNRVAVHLLRALAHAPHRLAMVSFDDFELADLLDPPVTVVAHDVSALGHAGAELLFARVQGDQSAPRKVILPVHLVARGSGEVAP; this is encoded by the coding sequence ATGAGCGACGTGGCCCGGCTGGCGGGCGTCAGCATCAAAACGGTGTCGCGGGTCGTCAACGACGAGCCCGCGGTGCATCCGGACACCGCCGAGCGGGTGGTCGCGGCCATCGAGCAGCTCGGCTTCCGGCGCAACCTCGGCGCGCGCAACCTGCGCCGCGGGTCCACGACCGGCACCATCGGCCTCATCGTCGAGGACGTCGGCAACCCCTTCTACTCGGAGCTGAACCGCGCGGTCGAGCGGATCGCGACCTCGTTCGGCCGCCAGGTGCTCACCGGCTCGTCGGAGGAGAACTCCGACCGCGAGCGCGAGCTGGCCCTGGAGTTCTGTGCGCGCCGCGTGGACGGCATCCTCGTCGTCCCCGCCGGCATGCAGCACGGCTACCTGGTGCCGGAGATGCGCGCGGGCACGCCCGTGGTGTTCCTCGACCGGCCGGCCGGCGACATCGTGGCCGACACCGTGCTCCTCGACAACCTCGGCGGCGCCATCGAGGCGGTCACCCACCTCGCGGTCCACGGCCACCGCCGGATCGCCTTCCTCGGCGACAGCCCGGACATCTTCACCGCGGCCGAGCGCCTGCGCGGCTTCCGCGAGGGCTGCGTCCGCAACGGCATCTCCTACGACGAGAGCCTGGTCGTGATGACCACGCCCACGCCGGAGACCGTCGGCCACGCCGTGCGGTCCCTGCTCACCGGCCCCGGCGCCGCCACCGCGGTGATCGCCGGCAACAACCGGGTGGCGGTCCACCTGCTGCGCGCGCTGGCGCACGCGCCGCACCGGCTCGCCATGGTCAGCTTCGACGACTTCGAGCTGGCGGATCTGCTGGACCCGCCCGTCACGGTCGTCGCACACGACGTCAGCGCCCTCGGGCACGCGGGGGCAGAGCTGCTGTTCGCCCGCGTCCAGGGGGATCAGTCCGCACCGAGAAAGGTAATCCTGCCCGTGCATCTTGTCGCCCGCGGTTCCGGTGAGGTCGCCCCGTGA
- a CDS encoding GH92 family glycosyl hydrolase has translation MARARWRAGLIFLTTAVVAAMAPAAPALAAANAPAQDLAKWVNPFVGTRPGGADQGTGGGAGNTFPGAVAPFGMVQWSPDTVKSQPGGYFYDDNALTGFSLTHLSGAGCSSYEDIPFIPYVGEVTTSPATDPGHYTSTFSHDNEHATAGAYDVKLDSGAKVELSATQRTGSARLTYPAGASSTLLVNTSGSVNGTDDASISIGKDTISGWATSGRFCGAKNSYRVYFSAKFDTPFASVGTWKNGAVTPNKTAESGGAKAKVAQPNGVDAAIARPAKEKTQDTTVSGPGSGGYVTFANLNGAQVNAQVGLSFVSVDGANANLKAENNGKKSFDQVAAATRQAWNDQLGKIAVSGGADADMTTFYTSLYHSLIQPNVFSDVDGSYPGFDGRIHKADKGHAMYTNFSGWDIYRSEIPLLATIDPKQTSDIVRSMMAYAEQGGAWDRWTVANDYTGVMNGDPYHIIVSSAYAFGARDFDAQKALLLMIKGATQPTQGYTERPGLADYQKLGYVPGAGADTLEYSSADFSIAEFAKRLGDSATYTTFMKRAQNWQNLYNPGTGHLQPRNADGSFSGSFDPASSQGWVEGNGAQYDWMVPYDLGGLVTAFGGNTAVQSRLDTFFTELNAGTQKPYAFMGNEPNSNAPFVYSFAGAPAKTQSIVHRSMDELYNPRPEGLIGNDDLGQMSAWYVWSALGLYPEIPGRAETLLTTPRFAHSVLTTGAGKKITVNAPGTGDYVGSLKVNGSPEAKAWLPEALISSGGTLDYTRSATATAWGSAAADAPPSFRDQEKPSLSFVDPARVVAPAGSTTTASAGVQDLSGTAKTWTYTTGSVDGITLSPSTGSVVVPAGGKAHATFTVSVPPGTSDGSRRIPVTFSAPGLAGTQATLTVLVAQPNSWLATVDNTGISPDSDPSKANFDGGGWSYSADALAAAGAKPGGTVTSDGIKFTWPSFATGDPDNAVANGQTVNVTGSGTQLSLLGAGADGNAQGTLTITYTDGSKSTATVGMSDWTLGGGGAQPAFGNRIVLNTPYRNASGGDPQQIRTMVFGTAPITLDAGKTVASVTLPSNVSGGVLHVFGIGIG, from the coding sequence ATGGCGCGAGCGCGCTGGAGAGCCGGACTGATCTTCCTGACCACGGCGGTGGTGGCGGCGATGGCCCCGGCCGCGCCCGCCCTCGCGGCGGCGAATGCCCCGGCCCAGGACCTGGCCAAGTGGGTCAACCCGTTCGTCGGGACGCGGCCCGGTGGTGCGGACCAGGGGACCGGCGGCGGCGCCGGCAACACCTTCCCCGGCGCGGTGGCGCCGTTCGGCATGGTGCAGTGGAGCCCGGACACGGTGAAGTCCCAGCCGGGCGGGTACTTCTACGACGACAACGCCCTCACCGGGTTCAGCCTCACGCACCTTTCGGGCGCGGGCTGCTCGAGTTACGAGGACATCCCGTTCATCCCGTACGTGGGCGAGGTGACCACCTCCCCGGCGACCGACCCCGGCCACTACACCTCGACGTTCTCGCACGACAACGAGCACGCCACTGCCGGCGCGTACGACGTGAAGCTGGACAGCGGCGCGAAAGTCGAGCTGAGCGCGACCCAGCGCACCGGCTCCGCGCGCCTGACCTACCCGGCCGGCGCGTCCTCGACCCTGCTGGTGAACACCTCCGGCTCGGTCAACGGCACCGACGACGCGTCGATCAGCATCGGCAAGGACACGATCAGCGGCTGGGCGACCAGCGGCCGGTTCTGCGGCGCGAAGAACAGCTACCGGGTCTACTTCTCGGCGAAGTTCGACACCCCGTTCGCCTCCGTCGGCACCTGGAAGAACGGCGCGGTGACGCCGAACAAGACCGCCGAGTCCGGCGGCGCGAAGGCCAAGGTGGCCCAGCCGAACGGCGTCGACGCCGCGATCGCGCGCCCGGCCAAGGAGAAGACCCAGGACACCACGGTCAGCGGCCCCGGCAGCGGCGGCTACGTCACCTTCGCGAACCTCAACGGCGCGCAGGTCAACGCCCAGGTCGGCCTGTCGTTCGTGTCGGTCGACGGGGCGAACGCGAACCTCAAGGCCGAGAACAACGGCAAGAAGTCGTTCGACCAGGTGGCCGCGGCGACGCGCCAGGCGTGGAACGACCAGCTCGGCAAGATCGCGGTGAGCGGCGGCGCCGACGCCGACATGACGACGTTCTACACCTCGCTCTACCACTCGCTGATCCAGCCGAACGTGTTCTCCGATGTGGACGGCAGCTACCCCGGCTTCGACGGGCGCATCCACAAGGCGGACAAGGGCCACGCGATGTACACCAACTTCTCCGGCTGGGACATCTACCGCTCGGAGATCCCGCTGCTGGCGACGATCGACCCGAAGCAGACCTCGGACATCGTCCGCTCGATGATGGCGTACGCCGAACAGGGCGGCGCGTGGGACCGCTGGACCGTGGCCAACGACTACACCGGCGTGATGAACGGCGACCCGTACCACATCATCGTCTCCAGCGCGTACGCCTTCGGTGCCCGTGACTTCGACGCCCAGAAGGCGTTGCTGCTCATGATCAAGGGCGCGACCCAGCCGACGCAGGGTTACACCGAGCGGCCGGGCCTGGCCGACTACCAGAAGCTCGGCTACGTGCCGGGCGCCGGCGCGGACACGCTCGAGTACTCCAGCGCCGACTTCTCCATCGCCGAGTTCGCGAAGCGGCTGGGCGACAGCGCCACGTACACCACGTTCATGAAGCGCGCGCAGAACTGGCAGAACCTCTACAACCCGGGCACCGGGCACCTGCAGCCGCGCAACGCGGACGGCTCGTTCTCCGGCAGCTTCGACCCCGCCAGCTCGCAGGGCTGGGTCGAGGGCAACGGCGCGCAGTACGACTGGATGGTGCCCTACGACCTCGGCGGCCTGGTCACGGCGTTCGGCGGCAACACCGCCGTGCAGTCCCGATTGGACACTTTCTTCACCGAGCTGAACGCGGGCACGCAGAAGCCGTACGCCTTCATGGGCAACGAGCCGAACTCCAACGCGCCGTTCGTCTACTCCTTCGCGGGCGCCCCGGCCAAGACCCAGTCCATCGTGCACCGGTCGATGGACGAGCTGTACAACCCCCGCCCCGAGGGCCTGATCGGCAACGACGACCTCGGGCAGATGTCGGCCTGGTACGTCTGGTCCGCGCTCGGCCTGTACCCGGAGATCCCGGGCCGCGCCGAGACGCTGCTCACCACGCCGCGGTTCGCCCACTCCGTGCTCACCACGGGCGCGGGCAAGAAGATCACCGTCAACGCGCCGGGCACCGGTGACTACGTGGGCAGCCTGAAGGTCAACGGCTCGCCCGAGGCCAAGGCGTGGCTGCCGGAGGCGCTGATCTCCTCCGGGGGCACGCTGGACTACACGCGTTCGGCCACCGCCACCGCGTGGGGCAGCGCCGCGGCCGACGCGCCGCCGTCGTTCCGCGACCAGGAGAAGCCGAGCCTGTCCTTTGTGGACCCGGCCCGCGTGGTGGCCCCGGCCGGTTCGACCACTACGGCCTCGGCCGGCGTGCAGGACCTGTCCGGTACCGCGAAGACGTGGACCTACACCACCGGCTCGGTCGACGGGATCACCCTCTCGCCGTCGACCGGCAGCGTCGTGGTGCCCGCGGGCGGCAAGGCGCACGCCACGTTCACCGTTTCCGTGCCGCCCGGCACGTCCGACGGTTCACGGCGGATCCCGGTGACCTTCTCGGCGCCGGGCCTGGCCGGCACCCAGGCGACGCTCACCGTGCTGGTCGCGCAGCCGAACAGCTGGCTCGCCACGGTCGACAACACCGGCATCTCGCCGGACTCCGACCCGTCGAAGGCCAACTTCGACGGCGGCGGCTGGAGCTACTCGGCCGACGCGCTGGCCGCGGCCGGCGCCAAGCCGGGCGGCACGGTGACCAGTGACGGGATCAAGTTCACCTGGCCGTCGTTCGCCACCGGCGATCCCGACAACGCGGTCGCCAACGGCCAGACGGTGAACGTGACCGGCAGCGGCACCCAGCTTTCCCTGCTCGGCGCGGGCGCGGACGGCAACGCGCAGGGCACGCTCACCATCACCTACACCGACGGCAGCAAGTCCACCGCGACCGTCGGGATGTCGGACTGGACGCTGGGCGGCGGCGGCGCGCAGCCGGCGTTCGGCAACCGGATCGTGCTGAACACGCCGTACCGCAACGCCTCGGGCGGCGACCCGCAGCAGATTCGCACGATGGTGTTCGGCACGGCGCCGATCACGCTCGACGCCGGTAAGACGGTGGCCAGCGTGACGTTGCCGTCCAACGTCAGCGGCGGAGTGCTGCACGTGTTCGGCATCGGCATCGGCTGA